The following DNA comes from Occultella kanbiaonis.
GCCAGACCGGCCTCCTTGACCGCGACGGTCATGAGCTTCAGCCACCGGTCGCGGGCCGTGGGGGTCACCGGGTAGGGCGCGTGCCGCATCCGTAGCCGCGGGTGCCCGCGGGTGTCCGAGTACGTGGTCGGGCCACCCCAGTACTGCTCGAGGAACATCCGCAGCCGGTCCTCCGCGGGGCCGAGGTCCTCGGGCTCGGGGTACATCGGGAACATGATGTCGTCCACTGCGACCTGCTCGTAGAAGCGGTGCACGATGCGGCGGAACGTGGGCTCGCCGCCGATCGCCTCGTAGAAGGAGTCCGGCCGGCGGGCCGGCGGCGCGTCGGCGCCGCGCAGACCGAGGCTGCGGCGTCCGGCCGGCTGGGGCGAGGCGGGGGAGGAGGCGGTACTCACCCGGTCAGCCTAATGCTCGCGGGCTCGCCGGCCCGCTCGGGCAGCCTGCCCGACGGCGGTGGGTGGCAGCCGTCACAGGCCCAGTTCGGCGAGGGCCGGCAGGGCGTCGCGGGCGGTCAGGCGGGCCGCGTCGGCGTCGTCGGTGCCGAGGGCGAGGGTGGCTGCGCGGCGGCACTGCTCGAGGGACGTCGCGGCGAGGACGGCGGCGACGTCACCGAGGGCTCGTGGGGTCATCGACAGGCTGGTCACGCCCATGCCGACCAGCACGGCGGCCAGGGCGGGGTCGGCCGCGGCCTCGCCGCAGACCCCGACGGGCCGCGACTGGGCCTGCCCACCCTCGCAGGTGGTTCTGATCAGCGACAGCACGGCCGGGTCCCACGGGGTCGACAACGGCGCCAGGGCACCGAGCAACCGGTCGGCGGCCAGGGTGTACTGCGTGAGGTCGTTGGTGCCGATGGACGCGAACGCGGCTCGGGCCAGGATCGGGCCGGCCAGCAGCGCGGCGCTGGGCACCTCGACCATCACCCCGGCGGTCTCGAGGCCGTGCCGGGCGCACGCGGCGACGAACTCCTCGGCCTCGCCGACCCGGGACACCATCGGAGCCATCACCCACACCTGGGCGGAGTGCGCAGCCGCGGCCGTCGCGATCGCGGCGAGCTGGTTCTCCAGCACGTCCGGATTCTTCCAGGAGGTGCGGAACCCGCGGACCCCGAGCGCCGGGTTCGTCTCGTCCGTGGGGTTCAGGAACGGCATCGGCTTGTCCGCACCGGCGTCGAGCGTGCGCACCACCACCTTCTTGCCGGCGAACGCGGCAAGCACGGTGCCGTAGGCCTCGACCTGCTCGTCGATGCTCGGCTCCGTGTCCCGGTCCAGGAAACAGAACTCCGTGCGGAACAGTCCGACACCCTCGGCGCCCGCCGCCGCCGCGGGCTCGGCCTGAGCCACCTCGCCCACGTTCGCGAGCAGTTCCACGCGGTGCCCGTCGCTGGTGGCACCCCGCCCGGAGAAGGTGCGGGCCTCGTGCTGCTCACTCGCCTGGGCGACCTCCTCGGAGGTGGGCGCGAGGACAACGGCGCCCGATCCGCCGTCGACCACGATCACGGCACCCTCGACGATCTGCGCGGCGGCCTCCCCGAGACCGACGACGGCCGGGATGCCGAGTGCCCGGGCGAGGATCGCGGTGTGGGAGGTGGGCCCGCCCTCGGCGGTGATCAGGCCGCGGACCACGGCGGGGTCGAGTTGCGCGGTATCGGCGGGCGCGAGGTCCTGCGCCACCAGGATGAACGGCTCGGTGCGGGCCGGCACCCCCGGCGTCGGGACCCCGGTGAGCCGGGCGACGATCCGGTCCCTCACGTCGTGGACGTCCCGGACCCGTTCCGCGAAGTACCCGCCGAGCTCCTCGAACTGGGCAGCGACGGCGGCGGCCGCCTCCCACAGTGCTCGCTCGGGGCTGACCCGCTCGGTCGTGATGCGCTGCCGGGCGTCCTTGATCAGCGTGGGGTCGGTGGCGATCTGGGCGGTCGTCTCCAGCACCTCCTTGGCGGTGCCGGTCACGGTCTCCGCCCGGGCCCTGAGCTCGATGGCGACGGCGTCCGCGGCGGTCGTGAGGGCCGCCTCCGACTCCTCGGGGGCGGCCGGGGAGCGCCGCAACGGCGGTTCCGGCACCCCGGCGGCGAGGCGAACAGTGGGCCCGGCGGCCCGTCCGGGGGAGACCCCGACGCCCTGGAGCGTGCTGCCCCCGGCGGCCTCGGCGCTGTCCATCTCGACGTTACTCACGGTGGTCCGCCTTCCGTCGCACGGGGTTCGTCATATTGTGGCCAGCGCGCTGGGGGGCGGGCACCGGTTGTAGAGTGTCATTCATCACAGGACGATGCTTGTTGGGAGAAGAAGTGAGCAAGGCCGAGGACATTCTCGCCGCACTGGGAGGCGACGCGAACGTTGTCGACCTGGAGCCGTGCATCACCAGACTCCGGGTCGAGGTGAATGACCCGGCGCTCGTGAACGAGGAGGACCTGCGCACCCACGGTGCGTTCGGTGTGGTCCGTTCCGGCCGCGTCGTGCAGGTGGTCGTCGGCCCGGAGGCGGACGACCTCGCTGCCGACATCGAAGGGCTTCGCCCCGGCAGCTGAGGCCCACGCCCCGGCCCGGCGAAGGCGCCTCACGGGGCGAGTTCGATGCCGCGCTCGGCGAACGCCACGGCGATCCGGTGGCGCAGTTCGCTCGCGACCGACTGGTCGTGGTCGGCGCTGACTCGCACCCGCCAGGTGAGCGCGACCAGGTCGGCGGTGACCTCGTTGATCAGGCACTCCGGCTCGAGGTGACTGACGACGTCCGCGTAGAGGTTCTCGTTGCGCATCTGTGTGGTGAGTTCGCTCAGGGTGGTCCGCACCAGGGTGAGGTCGGTGGTGCGCGCGACCCGGAGCTCCACCACCGCGAAGGCCCAGCCCTGCGTCAGGTTGGCGACCCTCAGGATCTCGCCGTTTCGGACGTACCAACGGCGGCCGTCGTCGTCGCGGATGAGGGTGACCCGCAGGCCCACCTCCTCGACCACACCGGAGGCGAGGATCCCGCCGCCGGTGCCGAGTTCCACGCGGTCGCCCACGCCGTACTGGTCCTCGATGAGCATGAAGCCGCCCGTGATCACGTCCCTGACGAGGGCTTGTGCCCCGAAGGCGATGGCGATGCCGACCACCCCGGCGGAGGCGATCAGGGGTGCCACGTCGACCCCGAGGGTGGTCAGGATCATCAGCACCGCGACGCTCCCGATGAGCGCGGTGGTCGTCGAGACGAGCACCGTCCGGAGGGTCTCGAGGCGCTGCTTGCGGCGCGGGTTCGGGGCCACGCCGAACTTCTCGGGCGTCCGCAGCAGACCCTTCGCCTCGGTGGCGATCAGCCCGCGTATGGTCCGGGAGATCAGGAAGCGCACGAGGACCGTGGTCAGGCTGGCGATCACGATGATGATCAGGACCGTCAGCGGGGCACCGGTCAGCGCGGCGACGACGTCGGGCGCGGCGATGTTCACGGCTGCCAGCCTAACCACGGGTGCCCGAGTGGCCGAGCACGCGGGTCCCCGGGCGTTGCCACGCGGACTATTGCCGTGCGCTCTGGCAAGATCAGGGCAGGAGTCGTCCCGCCACCATCTCGCACTGACTCAGGAGCCTGGAACCTCACGTGAACGATCAGGACAAGAGTGACGTCCTCAGTGACAGCCTGCGGGCTCTCGCGGCCGCGCATGGCGTCGCCACCGAGTTCTGGGACTACCACGGGAACCACCGTGCGGTGAGCGCCGGCACCATCACCGCGGTTCTCGCCGCGATGGACGTGCCGGCCGGCAGTCCGCGCGAGGTCGAGCGCTCCCTTGCCGCGTGCGACCTCGCGCCCTGGCGCCGCGTGCTGCCGCCGAGTGTGGTGGTGACGGCGGGGATCGAGTCCCGCGTGCCGGTCCACGTCCCCGACGGCGAGACGGTGCATCTGCGGGTGGACCTGGAGGACGGCGGCTCCCGCGCCCTGGAGCAGGTCGACGACTGGGTCGAACCGCGGCTCGTGGACGGCCGCTCGATCGGGCGCGCCACGTTCCTGCTGCCGATCGACCTGCCGCTCGGGTGGCACACGCTGGTCGCGACCGTCGGCTCCGGCGGCAGCGAGGTGGGTGCCGTCCTCGCGGTCACTCCCGCCGTGCTCGAGATTCCGCAGCTGCGCGATGATCTCGGTCATCGCGCCTGGGGGCTGATGGCGCAGCTGTACTCGGTCCGCTCGCAGCGGTCGTGGGGGATCGGGGACCTCGCCGACCTCACCGAGCTGACGTCCCTGAGCGGGGAGCTGGGCGCCGACTTCCTGCTCATCAACCCGCTGCACGCCGCCGAGCCGAGCACACCGATGACGCCGTCGCCGTACCTGCCGGCCACCCGCCGGTTCGTCAACCCGATCTACATCCGCCCCGAGGACATCCCCGAGGTGGGCTACCTGCCCACCTCCCAGCGCACCCTGCTGGAGTGGGGCATCGAGGAGATCCAGGGCACGAACACCGAACCCGGCCCGCTGGACCGGGACGCCGTCTGGGACGTGAAGAAGCCCGCCCTTGAGACCATCTACACCTCGGGCCGGTCCCGGTCCCGGCAGCGCGCGTTCGAGCGGTTCCGTACCGATCAGGGCCAAGGACTGGAGGACTTCGCGCTCTGGTGCGCCGTGCAGGAGAAGTATGACGCGTCCAACTGGCCGCTCTCGGTGGAGCAGAGCAGCCCGGCGCGAACTCTCGCGCTGCGCCGGGAACTGGCGCAGCGGGTGGACTTCCACTGCTGGCTGCAGTGGATCGCCGACTCCCAGCTGAAGCGCGCGCAGGAGACCGCGCTGGCATCCGGCATGCGGATCGGGGTGATGCATGACCTGGCCGTCGGCGTACACCCGGAGGGTGCCGACGCGTGGTCCCTACGCGAGGTGCTCGCCCGCGGGATCAGCGTCGGGGCGCCGCCGGACATGTACAACCAGCAGGGTCAGGACTGGTCCCAGCCGCCGCTGCGCCCCGACGTGCTCGCCCAGCAGGGGTACGCGCCGGTCCGGGACATGGTGCGCACGGTGCTGCGGCACGCGGGCGCGCTCCGGGTCGACCACATCATCGGACTGTTCCGACTGTGGTGGATCCCGCAGGGCGCCGGCGCGGCCCAGGGCACGTACGTGCGCTACGACCACGAGGCGACGATCGGGGTGCTCGCGCTCGAGGCGCACCGGGCCGGCGCGATCGTCATCGGTGAGGACCTCGGCACCGTGGAGCCCTGGGTCCGGGACTACCTGAGCGACCGGGGCATCCTCGGCACCTCCGTCCTCTGGTTCGAGCGCGAGAACGACCGACCGCTCCCGCCGGAGCAGTACCGCTCCCTCGTGCTGTCGACAGTGACCACCCACGACCTGCCGCCGACCGCCGGATACCTGGCCGAGGAGCACGTCGACCTGCGGGACCGGCTCGGGCTGCTGACCGAACCGGTCGCCACCGTGCGCCTGGCCGCCCAGGTCGAACGGGAACGGATGCTCGAGGCCCTGCGGCACCGGTTCCTGCTGCCCGAGGACCCCACCGAACGGCAGATCGTCGAGGCGCTGCACCGGTACGTCGCACAGACGCCGTCGGTGCTGATCGGGGTGGGCCTCGCCGACGCGGTGGGGGAGCGCCGCGCCCAGAACCAGCCCGGCACCGACACCGAGTACCCGAACTGGAAGGTGCCCCTTGCCGACGGCGGGGAGAAGGTCGTGTTGGTCGAGGACCTCGCCGGTAACGCCCGCTTCGCCTCACTGGTGGCCGCCCTGACGCAGGAACTGCGCGAGCAGGCCTAGCGATGGCAGCGACGGACGCGAACCAGCCGGCCACGCCCGCCGTCGGCGTCGTCACGGTCCTGGCGCCGCTTCCGGGTCGCTCGGTCCCGCTGGCCGAGGTGCCCGACCCGGTGTTCGCCGATGCGATCGTCGGCCCCGGGGTCGCGATCGACCCGCACCGTGAGGGCGAGGTCGAGGTGATCGCGCCGATCGGCGGAACCCTCGTCAAGGTGCACCCGCACGCGTTCGTGGTCGCGGACGGCAACGGTCACGCCGTGCTGGTGCACCTGGGGATCGACACCATCCAGCTCGCCGGCGACGGGTTCACGGTGCACGTGGCCGAGGGCGCGGACCTGGTCGCGGGACAGCTCGTGATCACCTGGTCGCCGCAGGCCGTCGTCGACGGCGGCCGCAGCCCGGTCTGCCCGGTGATCGCCCTGGACACCCGGGCCGCGAGCCTCACCGAGCGCGTGGAGCTCGGCGACGTGCTCGACGCCGGGGACCCGCTCTTCGACTGGGCCTGACGCGTCGTGCGGTCCCTGCTCACGGGGTTCCCGGGCTTCATCGGAACCCGGCTCGTCCGGGCGCTGCTCGACGATGACGACGTCGCGGTCGACGCACTGGTTGAGCCACGGATGCTCGACCGAGCCCGGGCCGCGGCACGGGAGTTCGGCGGCCGGGTCCGGGTGCTCGAGGGCGACATCACCGAGCCTCGGCTCGGGCTCGACGAGGCCACCTACGTCGACCTGGCCGCGACCGTGACGCGGGTCTACCACCTGGCCGCGGTCTACGACCTCGCCGTCTCCGAGGCGCTCGCCACCCTGGTCAACGTCGAGGGCACCAGGCACATCCTCGACCTCTGCCGTGCCAGCGCCCGGCTGGAGCGCCTCCACTACGTCTCCACCTGCTACGTCGGTGGCGAGCGCACCGGTGTGGTCCTGGAGTCCGAGCTGGACGAGGGCCAAGGGTTCAAGAACCACTACGAGGCCACGAAGTTCGCCGCGGAGGCGCTCGTCCGGGACGCTATGCCTCGGGTGCCGACCACGATCTACCGGCCCGGCATCGTCGTCGGTGACTCACGCACCGGCCAGACCCAGCGGTTCGACGGCCCGTACTTCATCCCGTGGTTCATCCACCGGATGAACCGGTTCGGCCTGACGGTCGGGGCGATGGGCAGCGAGGAAGCCACGTTCAACGCCGTGCCGGTCGACTTCGTCGTCGACGCGATCGCCGCGTGCTCGGGCGATCCGGAGACCGTCGGGGCCACTCTGCACCTGGCCGATCCGGACCCGTTGACCACGGCGGAGTTCGTGCGCGTCCTCTCCCGCACCCTGATCGGCAAGGACCCGCGCGGGCCTGCCGTCCCCGACGCCCTCCTGCGCCCGCTCCTCTCGCTCCCACCGGTGCGCAGGTACGTCGGTGGGACCCCGTTCGAGTCCCTCGTGTTCCTCCATCACCCGGTGCGCTACGACACGACCGAGGCCAGCCGGCACCTGACCCGCAACGGACTCACGTGCCCGCCCTTCCGCCAGTACGCGCCGGTCATGGTCGACTTCTTCCGGCGCCATCTCGGGGACGAGGAGCTGCGGGCACCTGTCTGAGGTGGGCGCCACGCGCTCCGGTGCCCGCACGGCTGGACGAACGCCGCCCGACCGTCAGGCCAGCGCGGTACCGCGGAACAGCGTCTGTGTCTGGCCGCCGACCCACACGGCCCGATGCGCGTCGACGGTGACGGTGATGTCACCGGCGCGGTCGAGCCTTCGACCCTGGGAGACGCGGTAGCCGTCGACCCTCTCGCCGGTGCGGACGAGCCACTGGCCGACGGAGGCGTTCATCGACCCGCACACCGGGTCCTCGGCCACGCCCGCACCGGGAGCGAAGCTGCGCAGCTCGTAGGCGTGTTCCGAACCGGGCGGGTATGGACCGAGCGCGCCGATCATCGCGTCCGGGATCAGGGACAGGTCGGGGTCGAGGTCGAGCACCTCCTGGGCTGTGGACAGACGGATCACGGCCCAGCCGGGGCCGTTGTCGATCCACTGGTGATCCACGACCTGGGTGCGGTCGATGCCGAATGCGGCCACGACCTTGCTCAGGTGGTCCGCGTCGAGGTTCCCGCTGCGCAGCGTCGGCGGGGCGGCGAAGGCGAGCAGGTCACCGTCGCGCCGCACGTCGACGAGGCCGGCGCCGCACTCCTGGACCACGACGCGCGGATCACGGGGCGCTCCGCCGTGCTCGAGCCAGGCGTGCGCGGAGCCCAGCGTCGGGTGGCCGGCGAACGGCAGTTCTCCGCCGGGGGTGAAGATGCGCACCCGGTAGTCGGCGCCCGCGGACGTGGGAGTGAGCAGGAACACGGTCTCGGACAGGTTGGTCCACCTGGCGATGCGCTGCATCTGTTCGGTGTCGAGGTCGTCGGCGTCGTGGATGACGGCCAGGGGGTTGCCCAGATAGGGGTCGGCCGAGAAGACGTTGACCTGTGCGAACGGGCGGTGGCGAGTCACGATGACGGTTCCTTCTCCTCGCGGGCGGGTGGCTTTCGTGCCCCCCAACTATGCGACAGATCCCCCCACGCATCCACGCGTCACGCTCACCCGAGCAGCGCCTCGAACTCCGGAAGTCGGCGGAACATGTCGGGCAGGCCCCGCACACCGTCGCGGACGACCTCGTGCGACAGGGCGAGGTCAGGGCCGGTGCTCGCCTCGACGTCGGCGAGACAACGGATGATGTTCCACCTCGTGTGTCCCAGCCAGCCGCCGATCGTGAACACGAACCAGCTCGGACCCGACGGTGGCAGCGCGCCGCCCCCTGCGACATAGCCGTCGAGGACCGAGCGGAAGATGGTGGGCTCGATGTCGTCGAAGCCGGGCCCCTTCGAGAGGCCCAGCGCGGTCGAGCCCAGCTCACCGGCCAGGTCGAGCATTCCGGAGAGCTCCCAGTCGAGCACCACCGGCCGGCCGCCTCGGGAGAGCAGGTTCCACGGCTGGATGTCCCTATGGGTCAGTACGACGGGGCCCGGCCGTTCGCAGGTGTCGACGAAGTGGGCGATGGCGAGGAACGTCTCGACGTGCGAGGCGAGTTCGTCGGCCCACGGTTGTCCGGTCGCCGCAGCCCGCTCGGCGAGGTCCGGCCAGTCTCGCGCCGACGGGCCCTCGACCGACCGGTCGGTCCACTCGACGCCCAACGAGTGGATGCGCGCGAGGATCTCACCGATCTCGAACGCGTACGGCGCCGACACCGGTGCCTCGGGCATCGAGCGTCCATCGACCCACCGGTGGATGAGCACCTGGTGGCTCGCCGAGATCGGCTCCGGCATCGGGATGCCGGCGGCGAAGGCAGCCTGTTCGAACCTGAACACATCGCCGGCCCGATAGGCCCGGCGGCGGTCCACGAGGTTGAGCTCCTTCACCGCGAAGGACCCTTTGTCGGTGTCCAGCCGATACATCCGGTTGGCGAACCCGCCGTGCATGCGGGTCATCGGCGCGATCGGCGTGCCGAGATGCGAGAGATCCGGGCCGCGCAACTGGGATGAACCGTTCATCGACCTACCGGGGACCCGCCTCAGCGAGCGGCGCGGTCCACCGCCTGGGCCGCCAGGGCGCGGCGCACCGCGTCCCGGGACTCCACCACCAGGCGGCGCAAAGAGGGGGTGCGCTCGCCCAGCTGGGCGAGGAACTCATCGGTGCGGGCGAGCACGTCGACGCCGGTGGAGGTATCGATGTCCGCCAACTGCGCCGGGTACAGCCCGACCACGATGTTCTGCGCGATCTCGTTCGTGCGCTCGGCCCAGACCCTCTCGAGGCTGTCGAAGTAACGGTCGGAGAACGGGGCCACCAGAGCCCGGTCGCGGGCCCGACCGAAGCCCTCGATGACCGCCGCCTGCACGGCGTTCGGCAACTCGTCGCCGTCGACGACCGCAGCCCAGGCAGCCTCCTTGGCCTGCGCCGTCGGGATCGCCGCCCGGGCCGCCGCCGCGGCCCGCTGGCCGGCGGCGGTCGAGTCCCGCTCGAGCTCGGCCGCGATCTCGGCCTCGCGCGCGGCGCCACCGGCGGTCAGCCCGGTCAGAAGGCTCCAGCGCAGGTCGGTATCGATGGCCAGCCCGTCCAGGCTGACGTCGCCGGCGAGCAGACCGCGCAGGGTCTCGATCTGGGCGCCGGTGGTGGCCCGGCTCGCGAATGCCTTGACGAACTGCAGCTGCGAGTCGGACCCGGTCTCGGCTGCCACGGCGAGCTCCCAGAGCGCGTCCGCGGCGTCCGATGCGACCTGCTCACGCTCGGCCGGGTCGGTGTAGTACTCGATGCTCGTGGCGAGCTGGCGAAGCAGCACGAGCACCACGGTCGAGTCCGTCTCGGCGCCGATGTTCGCGGTGACCAGGTCGATGAACCGGCTCGCCGGCCACTCGCCGTCCCGGGTCATGTCCCAGGCGGCCGCGAGCACCAGGCTGCGCGGCAGAGAGTCGGTGAAGTCGCGCAGGTGCTCGACGGCGGTGGCCAGGGAGGCCTCGTCGAGGCGCACCTTGGCATAGGCGAGGTCGTCGTCGTTGACCAGGATCAACTGCGGTCGGTCGATGCCCACGAATCCCGGCACCGGCGTCGCCGCGCCGTCGATGTCGAGCTCGACGCGATGGGTGCGCACCAGGGCGCCGGTGGCGTCGACGTCGTAGCCGCCGACGGCGATCCGGTGCGGTCGGAGCACCGGGTTCGTCTCCGGCGCCTCCTGGGTGATCACGAACGAGGTGATCCGGCCCTGGGAGTCCACCTCGAGCTCGGGCCGCAGCAGCGTCACGCCGGCCTCCTCGAGCCACAGCTTCGACCAGGCGGTCAGGTCCCGGCCGCTGGTGGCCTCGAGCTCGGTGAGCAGGTCCTTCAACTCGGTGTTGGACCGGGCGTGCTTGCGGAAGTACTCCCGGACCCCGGCCAGGAAGTCGTCCTGGCCCACCCACGCCACGAGCTGCTTCAGCACCGAGGCACCCTTGGCGTAGGTGATGCCGTCGAAGTTCACCTCGACGTCCTCGAGGTCGTTGATCTCCGCGACGATCGGGTGCGTGGACGGCAACTGGTCCTGCCGGTACGCCCAGGACTTCTCCAGCGAGGAGAACGTCGTCCATGCCTGCGTCCACCGGGTCGCCTCGGCAGTGGCGAGCGTCGAGGCGTACTCGGCGAAGGACTCGTTCAGCCACAGGTCGTTCCACCAGCGCATGGTCACCAGGTCGCCGAACCACATGTGTGCGAGCTCGTGCAGGATCGTCACCGCGCGCCGCTCGACGGTCGCCTCGGGCACCTTGGAGCGGAACACGTACGTCTCCACGAACGTGACCGCGCCGGCGTTCTCCATCGCACCGGCGTTGAACTCGGGCACGAACAGCTGGTCGTACTTCTCGAACGGGTACGGGACCTCGAACGCGTTCTCGTAGAACGTGAATCCGGCCCGGGTGATGTCCATGATGTTCTCGGCGTCCAGGTGCTGCGCCAGGGAGGCGCGGCAGAGCACCCCGAGCGGGATGGTGCGGCCGTCGCTCGACGTGAGTTCGCCGTCGACCCGGTGGTAGGGGCCGGCCACCAGGGCGGTGACGTAGCACGGCAGCACCCCGGTCGGGGCGAACGCCCACGTGGCGCTCGCGCCGTCACCCGTGGCGGCGGGGGTCGGCGAGTTGGAGACCACCTGCCAGCCCGACGGCGCAGTCACCGTGAACTGGAACGTCGCCTTCAGGTCGGGCTGCTCGAACACGGCGAACATGCGCCGGGTGTCGGCGACCTCGAACTGTGTGTACAGGTAGACCTCATCGTCGACGGGGTCGACGAACCGGTGCAGGCCCTCGCCGGTGTTCATGTACGCGCCGTCGGCGACGACCCTCAGCTCGTTCTCGGCGGCCAGGCCGGTCAGGGTGATCCGGGAGTCGGCGAACACCTCCGCCGGGTCCAGCGCGACCCCGTTGAGCACGACCTCGTGCACCACGGGCGCGATGAGGTCGATGAACGTGGATGCGCCCGCGGTGGCGGCGAAGCGGACCGTGGTCGCGGAGCCGAACACCTCGGCGCCGCGGGTGAGGTCGATCGCGACCTCGTAGCTGGACACGCTCAGCAGCGCGGCGCGCTCCTGGGCCTCGACGCGGGTGAGGTTCTCTCCGGGCACGGACGTGACTCCTTGATCGACGAGCTGGTGGTATCGACGGTGACGGTGGGCCGGGTGGGCCGTGGTGCGATCCTGCCACTTCCGCCTGCCCGGCCGGAAACCGATTAGTGCCCTGTCGGCGCCGGGCCGATCGTGGCCGGGGTGCCGACGACCACTCAGCGAGACGGCACCCCACCCCGGAATGCCACGGCCGGGGCCGGTGTTGCCGCCAACGCCGAGAACTCGCACCCCGCTGAACCCGTCCGAAGGAGAACCGTGAGCACCGCAACCGAGACAGCCGCCAGCACGACCCGTGAGACCGCCAAGGACGTCGCGGACTTCTGGTTCGACCCGGCCTGCCCGTGGGCCTGGATGACCTCACGCTGGATCAGCGAGGTCGAGAAGGTCCGCGACATCACCGTGCGCTGGCACATCATGAGCCTGTCCGTGCTGAACGAGGACCGCGACCTCGACCCCGGCTACCGGGAGCTGCTCGACAAGTCCTGGGGTCCGGTGCGCGTGATCAACGCCGCCCGCGAACTGCACGGCGAGGAGGTCGTCAAGCCGCTCTACGACGCGATCGGGACCCGGTTCCACCCGGGTGGGCGCGGCAAGGACCGGCACAACGTGCTGGTCGAGGCCCTCGCCGAGGTGGGCCTGCCCGCGGACCTGATCCGGTTCGAGGACTCCGACGAGTTCGACGAGTCGCTGCGGGCCTCCCACGCCGAGGGGATCTCCCTGGTCGGCGAGGACGTCGGCACGCCCGTCGTCGCCTTCAACGGCACCGCGTTCTTCGGTCCGGTGATCACCCCCGCGCCCAAGGGCGAGGAGGCCGGCCGGCTCTGGGACGGCGTGGTCACGGTGGCCTCCTACCCGGGCTTCTACGAGATCAAGCGCACCCGCAAGCAGGGCCCGATCTTCGACTGACGCCGACGAGCTCGCCGGTGATCCCCGGCCCCCGCCGAGGGGCCGGGGATCGCGAGCACCCGCGCGGACCGCGTACCGTATGGGAGTTCCCAGGGCCGCGATAGCGGTACCGGTGCCGGTTCTGGAGGAGGAAGTGATGGCGAAACAACGTGCGCTCGGCGGCTGGGCGATCGCGCTCATCGTCATCGACGTCATCCTCATCGCGATCCTCGTCGTGATGCTGGTCACCCACCCGCGTGGCGACTCGGGAACTGACGGTGGCACCGACGGCGCGTCGACCGGTGCGACCGATGGTGAGTCAGGGGCCACGGGCGAGGCCGAACCCACCACGCAGGCACCCGCCGTCACCGTGCCGGAGGATGCCTT
Coding sequences within:
- a CDS encoding globin codes for the protein MRGADAPPARRPDSFYEAIGGEPTFRRIVHRFYEQVAVDDIMFPMYPEPEDLGPAEDRLRMFLEQYWGGPTTYSDTRGHPRLRMRHAPYPVTPTARDRWLKLMTVAVKEAGLAPLHEATLLDYLERAAFSLVNTAEPGGPQ
- the ptsP gene encoding phosphoenolpyruvate--protein phosphotransferase — its product is MDSAEAAGGSTLQGVGVSPGRAAGPTVRLAAGVPEPPLRRSPAAPEESEAALTTAADAVAIELRARAETVTGTAKEVLETTAQIATDPTLIKDARQRITTERVSPERALWEAAAAVAAQFEELGGYFAERVRDVHDVRDRIVARLTGVPTPGVPARTEPFILVAQDLAPADTAQLDPAVVRGLITAEGGPTSHTAILARALGIPAVVGLGEAAAQIVEGAVIVVDGGSGAVVLAPTSEEVAQASEQHEARTFSGRGATSDGHRVELLANVGEVAQAEPAAAAGAEGVGLFRTEFCFLDRDTEPSIDEQVEAYGTVLAAFAGKKVVVRTLDAGADKPMPFLNPTDETNPALGVRGFRTSWKNPDVLENQLAAIATAAAAHSAQVWVMAPMVSRVGEAEEFVAACARHGLETAGVMVEVPSAALLAGPILARAAFASIGTNDLTQYTLAADRLLGALAPLSTPWDPAVLSLIRTTCEGGQAQSRPVGVCGEAAADPALAAVLVGMGVTSLSMTPRALGDVAAVLAATSLEQCRRAATLALGTDDADAARLTARDALPALAELGL
- a CDS encoding PTS transporter subunit EIIB, with the protein product MSKAEDILAALGGDANVVDLEPCITRLRVEVNDPALVNEEDLRTHGAFGVVRSGRVVQVVVGPEADDLAADIEGLRPGS
- a CDS encoding mechanosensitive ion channel family protein; translated protein: MNIAAPDVVAALTGAPLTVLIIIVIASLTTVLVRFLISRTIRGLIATEAKGLLRTPEKFGVAPNPRRKQRLETLRTVLVSTTTALIGSVAVLMILTTLGVDVAPLIASAGVVGIAIAFGAQALVRDVITGGFMLIEDQYGVGDRVELGTGGGILASGVVEEVGLRVTLIRDDDGRRWYVRNGEILRVANLTQGWAFAVVELRVARTTDLTLVRTTLSELTTQMRNENLYADVVSHLEPECLINEVTADLVALTWRVRVSADHDQSVASELRHRIAVAFAERGIELAP
- the malQ gene encoding 4-alpha-glucanotransferase is translated as MNDQDKSDVLSDSLRALAAAHGVATEFWDYHGNHRAVSAGTITAVLAAMDVPAGSPREVERSLAACDLAPWRRVLPPSVVVTAGIESRVPVHVPDGETVHLRVDLEDGGSRALEQVDDWVEPRLVDGRSIGRATFLLPIDLPLGWHTLVATVGSGGSEVGAVLAVTPAVLEIPQLRDDLGHRAWGLMAQLYSVRSQRSWGIGDLADLTELTSLSGELGADFLLINPLHAAEPSTPMTPSPYLPATRRFVNPIYIRPEDIPEVGYLPTSQRTLLEWGIEEIQGTNTEPGPLDRDAVWDVKKPALETIYTSGRSRSRQRAFERFRTDQGQGLEDFALWCAVQEKYDASNWPLSVEQSSPARTLALRRELAQRVDFHCWLQWIADSQLKRAQETALASGMRIGVMHDLAVGVHPEGADAWSLREVLARGISVGAPPDMYNQQGQDWSQPPLRPDVLAQQGYAPVRDMVRTVLRHAGALRVDHIIGLFRLWWIPQGAGAAQGTYVRYDHEATIGVLALEAHRAGAIVIGEDLGTVEPWVRDYLSDRGILGTSVLWFERENDRPLPPEQYRSLVLSTVTTHDLPPTAGYLAEEHVDLRDRLGLLTEPVATVRLAAQVERERMLEALRHRFLLPEDPTERQIVEALHRYVAQTPSVLIGVGLADAVGERRAQNQPGTDTEYPNWKVPLADGGEKVVLVEDLAGNARFASLVAALTQELREQA
- a CDS encoding PTS sugar transporter subunit IIA, yielding MAATDANQPATPAVGVVTVLAPLPGRSVPLAEVPDPVFADAIVGPGVAIDPHREGEVEVIAPIGGTLVKVHPHAFVVADGNGHAVLVHLGIDTIQLAGDGFTVHVAEGADLVAGQLVITWSPQAVVDGGRSPVCPVIALDTRAASLTERVELGDVLDAGDPLFDWA
- a CDS encoding SDR family oxidoreductase, whose amino-acid sequence is MRSLLTGFPGFIGTRLVRALLDDDDVAVDALVEPRMLDRARAAAREFGGRVRVLEGDITEPRLGLDEATYVDLAATVTRVYHLAAVYDLAVSEALATLVNVEGTRHILDLCRASARLERLHYVSTCYVGGERTGVVLESELDEGQGFKNHYEATKFAAEALVRDAMPRVPTTIYRPGIVVGDSRTGQTQRFDGPYFIPWFIHRMNRFGLTVGAMGSEEATFNAVPVDFVVDAIAACSGDPETVGATLHLADPDPLTTAEFVRVLSRTLIGKDPRGPAVPDALLRPLLSLPPVRRYVGGTPFESLVFLHHPVRYDTTEASRHLTRNGLTCPPFRQYAPVMVDFFRRHLGDEELRAPV